In a single window of the Pseudomonadota bacterium genome:
- a CDS encoding rubredoxin, with amino-acid sequence MDKYECPCGYIYDPAEGDIENGIEPGTAFADLPDDWVCPTCGAAKEDFWKYE; translated from the coding sequence ATGGACAAGTACGAATGCCCCTGCGGCTATATTTATGACCCGGCGGAAGGCGATATTGAGAACGGAATCGAGCCCGGAACCGCGTTTGCCGATCTGCCGGACGACTGGGTCTGCCCGACCTGCGGCGCGGCCAAGGAGGATTTCTGGAAGTATGAGTAG
- a CDS encoding MFS transporter, with amino-acid sequence MNRNIFLLSICQALGMAAAPMIVLVGGIIGSDLAPSASLSTLPLAIMVVGGALFSLPAALLMGKVGRRYGFMTGSALALAASLLAIQAIITMNFYLFCLATLGIGGNMAFIQQYRFAAAESVTPERVGRAISMVLVGGIMAALIGPELAKHSRDWLPLGPYSGSFASLAAIYVINIVLLSFLSVTMKENAVVTGIKRPFAQMAFQPLFLTAVLAGLVAYSVMTFIMTATPISMHIIDGFSLDDTAWVVECHVMAMFIPSLFSGFLIDRFGIGKIMITGILLMTLCVLVALYNQHLIHYWGGLVLLGIGWNFLFVGGTALLTRSYLPNERFRAQAVNDFTVYSFQAAASLSAGAVIYLVGWKTLNLISLPLLMLMLIIVFRANPSQPITEK; translated from the coding sequence GTGAACCGCAACATTTTTTTACTCAGCATCTGCCAGGCATTGGGCATGGCCGCTGCCCCGATGATCGTGCTGGTCGGCGGAATTATCGGTTCCGATCTTGCCCCGAGCGCCTCCCTAAGCACCCTGCCGCTCGCGATCATGGTTGTCGGCGGTGCTCTTTTCAGCCTGCCCGCCGCCCTCTTAATGGGGAAGGTGGGACGCCGCTACGGTTTCATGACCGGTTCCGCCCTTGCCCTCGCCGCCTCGCTGCTCGCCATCCAGGCCATCATCACCATGAACTTTTATCTGTTCTGTCTGGCCACCCTCGGCATCGGCGGCAACATGGCCTTTATCCAGCAGTACCGGTTTGCCGCCGCCGAGAGCGTCACCCCGGAGCGGGTGGGCCGGGCCATCTCCATGGTTCTGGTGGGCGGGATCATGGCGGCACTGATCGGCCCGGAACTTGCCAAACACTCCAGGGACTGGCTTCCCCTCGGTCCATACAGCGGCTCCTTTGCCTCGCTTGCGGCAATTTACGTGATCAACATTGTCCTGCTCTCTTTTCTTTCCGTGACCATGAAAGAAAACGCTGTCGTCACCGGCATAAAACGGCCGTTTGCGCAAATGGCTTTCCAGCCCCTCTTCCTGACTGCCGTCCTTGCCGGCCTGGTCGCTTACTCGGTCATGACCTTCATCATGACCGCCACTCCGATCAGTATGCATATCATCGACGGCTTTTCCCTGGACGATACCGCCTGGGTTGTTGAATGCCATGTGATGGCCATGTTCATCCCGTCGCTGTTCAGCGGATTTCTGATTGATCGCTTCGGCATCGGTAAGATCATGATCACCGGTATTCTGCTGATGACCCTCTGCGTGCTGGTCGCTCTCTACAATCAGCATCTGATCCACTACTGGGGCGGGTTGGTGCTGCTCGGCATCGGCTGGAATTTTCTTTTTGTCGGCGGCACCGCGCTTCTCACCAGATCATACCTGCCCAATGAACGGTTCCGGGCCCAGGCGGTAAATGACTTCACCGTTTACTCTTTCCAGGCGGCGGCCTCCCTTTCAGCCGGGGCGGTGATCTATCTCGTCGGCTGGAAAACACTCAATCTGATCTCCCTGCCGCTGCTGATGCTTATGCTGATTATTGTCTTCAGAGCAAACCCTTCACAACCCATCACCGAAAAGTAA
- a CDS encoding sigma 54-interacting transcriptional regulator produces the protein MIREIRERIGSLHDVYLETLIGARRNSELVLDNLQEGIIAHDNDRRIFFFNKAAERITGYSRHEVLGRDCHQVFPGSFCGGNCSFCNADRPPVLPATPYHLQFTSGSGELRHLEMSVTPVTDRLGAVQGVVASFRDRSREMAMASRLGEIERFSGIIGRDSRMQEVYQTIRELADSTVPVLINGESGTGKELVAAAIHNEGSRGRKLFVPINCGALPENLLESELFGHVRGAFTGAIRDKKGRFELADGGTIFLDEIGDISLAMQVKLLRVLQDGTFHRVGGEELVKVDVRVVSATHKELRKEIAEGRFREDLFYRLCVVPVSLPPLRERRADIPLLASHFIEQGNREEGREHFSLAPETLDLMLGYDWPGNVRELQNVIRFLMVRCRDTVARPHHLPENVRNIVAGTLPAIRLTEKRRTRLSVDRVRTALQETGNNRLQAAKILGVGRATLYRFLDAHPEVVR, from the coding sequence ATGATCCGGGAAATTCGGGAGCGGATCGGGAGTTTGCATGACGTCTATCTGGAGACCCTGATCGGGGCGCGGCGGAATTCCGAACTGGTGCTCGATAACCTCCAGGAAGGGATCATCGCCCACGACAATGATCGGCGGATCTTCTTTTTCAACAAGGCCGCGGAGCGGATCACCGGCTATTCGCGGCACGAGGTTCTGGGCCGGGATTGCCATCAGGTTTTCCCCGGCAGTTTCTGCGGCGGGAATTGTTCCTTCTGCAACGCGGACCGCCCTCCTGTTCTTCCGGCAACACCATATCATCTGCAATTTACCAGCGGTTCCGGAGAGCTGCGGCATCTTGAGATGAGCGTCACCCCGGTCACCGACCGACTCGGTGCGGTCCAGGGGGTGGTCGCCTCTTTCCGGGACCGGTCGCGGGAGATGGCAATGGCCAGCCGGCTGGGCGAAATCGAGAGGTTTTCAGGAATTATCGGCCGCGACTCAAGGATGCAGGAAGTGTATCAGACGATCCGGGAGCTTGCCGACAGCACGGTGCCGGTCCTGATCAATGGTGAATCCGGCACCGGCAAGGAGCTGGTGGCGGCGGCCATTCATAATGAGGGGAGCCGGGGGCGCAAACTTTTCGTGCCGATCAACTGCGGCGCCTTGCCGGAAAATCTTCTGGAAAGTGAGCTGTTCGGTCATGTCCGGGGGGCCTTCACCGGGGCGATCCGGGACAAAAAAGGGCGCTTCGAACTGGCGGACGGCGGGACCATTTTCCTCGATGAGATCGGAGATATTTCCCTCGCCATGCAGGTGAAGCTCCTGCGGGTCCTGCAGGACGGAACCTTCCATCGGGTGGGCGGGGAAGAGCTTGTCAAGGTGGATGTCAGGGTTGTTTCGGCGACCCATAAAGAGCTGCGAAAGGAGATTGCCGAGGGGAGGTTTCGCGAAGACCTCTTCTATCGGCTCTGTGTGGTCCCGGTTTCGTTGCCGCCCCTGCGGGAAAGAAGAGCGGACATCCCGCTGCTGGCCAGCCATTTTATTGAACAGGGAAACCGGGAGGAAGGGCGTGAGCATTTTTCCCTGGCCCCGGAAACGCTTGACCTGATGCTCGGCTATGACTGGCCGGGGAACGTCAGGGAACTCCAGAACGTGATCCGTTTTCTGATGGTTCGCTGCCGCGACACGGTCGCCCGGCCCCATCACCTGCCGGAGAATGTCCGGAATATCGTGGCGGGAACACTTCCGGCCATTCGGCTGACTGAAAAAAGAAGAACGAGGCTGTCTGTGGATCGGGTAAGAACCGCGCTGCAGGAAACCGGTAACAACCGGCTGCAGGCGGCAAAAATTCTCGGGGTCGGCCGGGCGACCCTCTATCGATTTCTGGATGCTCATCCGGAGGTTGTGCGCTAG
- a CDS encoding rubrerythrin family protein gives MASLKGTRTEKNILTAFAGESQARNRYTYFAGQAKKEGFVQISNIFEETANQEKEHAKRLFKFLEGGEVEITASYPAGKIGTTVENLREAAGGENYEYTTMYPEFAAIAKEEGFPEVAAAMLSIAVAEKMHEGRYLALAANIENGKVFKKDKATTWKCNNCGYTHTGNEAPGTCPACAHPQAHFEVKAENW, from the coding sequence ATGGCATCGTTAAAAGGAACACGGACCGAGAAAAACATTCTGACCGCTTTTGCCGGTGAGTCCCAGGCGAGAAATCGCTACACCTATTTTGCCGGCCAGGCAAAGAAAGAAGGCTTTGTCCAGATCAGCAATATTTTTGAAGAAACCGCCAATCAGGAGAAAGAACACGCGAAAAGACTGTTCAAATTTCTGGAAGGCGGTGAGGTGGAGATCACCGCGTCCTATCCGGCAGGAAAAATCGGCACCACCGTGGAAAACCTGCGGGAGGCCGCAGGTGGTGAAAATTATGAGTATACGACCATGTATCCGGAGTTTGCGGCCATTGCCAAAGAAGAGGGTTTTCCGGAAGTAGCGGCGGCGATGCTGTCCATTGCGGTGGCCGAGAAAATGCATGAAGGGCGCTACCTGGCTCTCGCCGCCAATATCGAGAACGGTAAAGTCTTCAAGAAGGACAAGGCGACCACCTGGAAATGCAACAACTGCGGGTATACCCATACCGGCAACGAAGCTCCCGGAACATGCCCCGCCTGTGCTCATCCGCAGGCGCATTTCGAGGTGAAGGCTGAAAACTGGTAA
- a CDS encoding tyrosine-type recombinase/integrase, whose translation MDSPQYSIRYTFSYSGRHEFPISFNSHDFCGNYGLPQPELPPTPITHYRQEKTIVYDHLLNKLGESNFPGKEYVISYLKDKYRRNLSPRTLLASVYSVRLFLLFLEKNGRRDILDLSRRDIEAYVEHEQDRGLKVLSIKTRLVSLYAFLNFLVKSHVLPPMILERKIRIKTPSSLPRAIAFDDLTKFLSGISEIRDRALIMLLLRTGMRIGELLALQVTDINLDEQKICIYIGEKNAQGRVVYFCDDAKEALLAWLRIRNPEAEPLFYGRNSQPLSYAGARKLFLKHLKKAGLAAKGYSIHQLRHTFATELLNVGMRLEVLQQLLGHSTIEMTRHYARLTDKTREEEYFRAINRIEREGSHGLY comes from the coding sequence ATGGATTCACCGCAGTATTCAATCCGATACACATTTTCCTATTCTGGAAGGCACGAATTTCCGATTTCGTTCAATAGTCATGATTTCTGTGGAAATTATGGACTTCCCCAACCGGAACTGCCTCCAACACCGATCACTCACTATCGCCAAGAAAAGACGATCGTTTACGATCACCTTCTCAATAAACTGGGAGAAAGCAATTTCCCTGGGAAAGAGTATGTAATCAGCTATCTGAAGGATAAGTATCGCCGGAATTTGAGTCCCCGTACTCTTTTGGCAAGTGTATACTCGGTCAGGTTGTTCTTGCTGTTTCTGGAAAAGAATGGCCGCCGTGACATATTGGATCTTTCTCGCCGGGACATAGAAGCATATGTCGAGCATGAGCAAGACCGTGGTTTAAAGGTGCTATCAATCAAGACCAGGCTTGTCTCGTTGTATGCGTTTCTCAACTTCCTGGTTAAATCGCATGTCTTGCCCCCAATGATTTTGGAGCGGAAAATAAGGATCAAAACACCTTCGTCTTTGCCCAGAGCAATTGCCTTCGATGATCTAACAAAATTTCTTTCGGGCATATCCGAGATCCGCGACCGTGCGCTGATAATGCTTTTGTTGCGGACTGGCATGCGAATCGGGGAGCTGCTTGCCCTCCAGGTCACCGATATCAACCTCGACGAACAGAAAATCTGCATTTACATCGGGGAGAAAAATGCCCAAGGCAGAGTGGTGTATTTCTGCGATGATGCAAAGGAAGCATTGCTCGCCTGGCTGCGAATCCGTAATCCGGAAGCAGAGCCTCTTTTTTATGGTCGTAACAGTCAACCGCTCTCTTACGCCGGCGCTCGCAAGTTGTTTCTGAAACATCTGAAAAAAGCAGGGCTGGCCGCGAAAGGCTACTCGATACATCAATTGCGGCACACATTTGCCACCGAACTTTTGAACGTCGGGATGAGGCTTGAGGTGCTGCAGCAACTGCTGGGGCATTCAACCATTGAGATGACGCGTCACTATGCGAGGTTGACGGATAAAACACGGGAGGAAGAATATTTTCGAGCTATCAATCGCATTGAAAGGGAGGGATCGCATGGACTTTACTGA
- a CDS encoding peroxiredoxin has product MSVLVTKEAPDFTAQAVMGNNAIEELSLSSYRGKYVVLFFYPLDFTFVCPSEILAFNREVEAFKSRNAELIGVSVDSQYTHFAWKNTAVEQGGIGSISFPLVADLDKSISDAYGVLLPGGVALRGLFLIDKEGVVRHQLVNDLPLGRSVDEVIRLLDALQFTEKYGDVCPANWKPGEEGMKPTAAGVAEYLAKHK; this is encoded by the coding sequence ATGTCCGTATTAGTCACCAAAGAAGCCCCCGATTTTACCGCCCAGGCCGTGATGGGTAATAACGCAATTGAAGAACTGTCTCTTTCCTCATACCGGGGGAAATATGTGGTCCTGTTCTTCTACCCCCTTGACTTCACCTTTGTCTGCCCTTCCGAGATTCTGGCATTCAACAGGGAGGTGGAGGCCTTCAAGAGTCGCAATGCCGAGTTGATCGGCGTCTCGGTTGACTCCCAGTACACCCATTTTGCCTGGAAAAATACTGCGGTCGAGCAGGGCGGGATCGGTTCCATCAGCTTTCCGCTGGTTGCCGATCTGGATAAGTCGATATCCGATGCTTATGGTGTTCTTCTCCCGGGTGGAGTTGCACTGCGGGGTCTTTTCCTGATTGATAAGGAAGGGGTTGTCCGCCACCAGCTGGTCAATGATCTGCCCCTCGGCAGAAGTGTTGATGAAGTGATTAGGCTGCTTGATGCCCTGCAGTTCACCGAAAAATACGGTGATGTCTGCCCCGCCAACTGGAAACCTGGTGAAGAGGGGATGAAGCCGACGGCAGCAGGAGTGGCTGAATATCTGGCCAAACATAAGTAA
- a CDS encoding NAD(P)/FAD-dependent oxidoreductase: MTAKKIIVIGGGPSGLMAAGQAALAGAEVLLLEKMKRPGRKLCISGKGRCNITNIADKVDFMAHFGRSGRFLHQAFARFFNTELLDFLHRLGLETVAERGGRVFPKSGKAHEVLDALLAWVESCGVKISSSSPVDDLLIEDGKIVGVRCGSKTISCRAVILATGGASYPATGSTGDGYRMAEKAGHTIKEIRPALIPLETAGSLANRLAGLDLRNIRVRTIIDGKRKKELFGEMSFTRTGVSGPVILTLSGEIVDHLQRGAKIELAIDLKPALDEQKLDARLQRDIASRGKESVESMLRGLLPKEMIPVCLEQTEIAGDKQVHTISAQERKTIRNWLKELRLEVTGHRPIKEAIVTAGGVNTKEIDPNTMESKLVRGLYITGELLDIQGDTGGYNLQAAFSTGWLAGRAAAAKQDPVLRQ, from the coding sequence ATGACTGCAAAGAAAATAATAGTGATCGGCGGCGGGCCTTCCGGGTTGATGGCGGCCGGGCAGGCCGCCCTGGCCGGGGCGGAAGTGCTGCTGCTGGAGAAAATGAAGCGCCCCGGCCGCAAGCTCTGTATCTCCGGCAAGGGCCGCTGCAACATCACCAATATCGCCGACAAAGTTGATTTCATGGCCCATTTCGGCCGAAGCGGCCGCTTTCTGCACCAGGCCTTCGCCCGCTTTTTCAACACCGAGCTGCTGGATTTTCTCCACCGCCTCGGCCTTGAAACGGTTGCCGAACGGGGCGGCCGGGTCTTTCCCAAAAGCGGCAAGGCCCATGAAGTGTTGGACGCGCTGCTCGCCTGGGTGGAAAGCTGCGGTGTCAAAATCAGCAGCTCCTCTCCGGTCGATGATCTGCTGATCGAAGACGGGAAAATTGTCGGCGTCAGGTGCGGCAGCAAAACAATTTCCTGCCGGGCGGTGATTCTCGCCACCGGCGGCGCATCCTACCCGGCGACCGGCTCCACCGGTGACGGCTACCGGATGGCCGAAAAAGCGGGGCACACCATCAAAGAGATCAGACCGGCCCTGATCCCCCTTGAAACCGCGGGCAGTCTCGCCAACCGCCTTGCCGGTCTCGACCTGCGGAATATCAGGGTCCGGACCATTATCGACGGCAAACGGAAAAAAGAGCTGTTCGGCGAAATGTCCTTCACCCGGACCGGGGTGTCCGGCCCGGTGATCCTGACTTTAAGCGGAGAGATTGTCGATCATCTGCAACGGGGCGCAAAAATTGAACTGGCAATCGACCTGAAACCGGCCCTTGACGAACAGAAACTCGATGCACGCCTGCAGCGGGATATCGCAAGTCGCGGCAAGGAATCCGTCGAAAGTATGTTGCGGGGGCTTTTACCGAAAGAAATGATCCCGGTTTGCCTTGAACAGACCGAAATAGCCGGTGACAAGCAGGTCCACACCATCAGCGCTCAGGAGAGAAAGACCATCCGAAACTGGCTGAAGGAGCTCCGCCTTGAAGTAACCGGCCACCGGCCAATAAAGGAAGCCATCGTCACCGCCGGTGGCGTTAATACCAAAGAGATCGACCCCAACACCATGGAATCAAAACTGGTTCGAGGACTCTATATTACCGGAGAACTGCTGGACATCCAGGGCGATACCGGCGGCTACAATCTGCAGGCGGCCTTCTCCACCGGCTGGCTCGCCGGACGCGCCGCCGCCGCAAAACAGGACCCTGTTTTGCGGCAATGA
- a CDS encoding ferritin — translation MISKKMEKALNGQINAELYSSYMYYSMSAWFANKGLPGFANWMKQQVQEEMFHGSKLFDFVNERGGRVILEAIDKPPTDWKSVQEVFAETLKHEQKVTGLINKLVDLAHEERDHATSIYLQWFVSEQVEEEAGVGAVLDKLKLIGKDSNTLFVLDQEMGQRIFTLPVPAK, via the coding sequence ATGATAAGCAAGAAAATGGAAAAGGCCTTAAACGGGCAGATCAATGCCGAACTTTACTCTTCCTACATGTATTATTCCATGTCGGCCTGGTTTGCGAACAAGGGGTTGCCCGGTTTTGCGAACTGGATGAAACAGCAGGTCCAGGAGGAGATGTTTCATGGTTCCAAGCTCTTTGATTTTGTCAATGAGCGGGGCGGCCGGGTGATTCTGGAAGCGATCGACAAGCCGCCGACCGACTGGAAGTCTGTCCAGGAGGTGTTTGCCGAAACCCTGAAGCATGAGCAGAAGGTGACCGGGCTGATCAACAAGCTTGTTGATCTGGCCCATGAGGAACGCGATCATGCCACCTCCATCTATCTGCAGTGGTTCGTCTCCGAGCAGGTTGAAGAAGAGGCGGGGGTGGGTGCAGTGCTCGACAAACTCAAGCTGATCGGCAAGGATTCAAACACCCTCTTTGTCCTCGATCAGGAAATGGGGCAGAGAATTTTCACGCTGCCGGTGCCGGCAAAATAA
- a CDS encoding desulfoferrodoxin, with product MAEKMGVYKCSLCGNIVEVLHAGAGELVCCGKPMALLKENTTDAAKEKHVPVVEKVDGGYTVKVGSVAHPMTDEHYIEWIELIVGSAVYRQDLKPGDKPEASFKVGAGSAKARAYCNLHGLWSN from the coding sequence ATGGCTGAGAAAATGGGAGTGTACAAGTGTTCACTGTGCGGCAATATTGTTGAGGTTCTCCATGCGGGAGCGGGGGAGCTGGTCTGCTGCGGTAAGCCGATGGCTCTGTTGAAGGAGAACACCACCGATGCGGCCAAAGAAAAACATGTGCCGGTGGTGGAAAAGGTTGACGGCGGCTACACCGTAAAGGTCGGTTCGGTGGCCCACCCGATGACCGACGAGCATTATATCGAATGGATCGAACTCATTGTCGGCAGTGCCGTGTATCGGCAGGACTTAAAACCGGGCGATAAACCGGAAGCAAGCTTCAAGGTCGGCGCCGGTTCCGCCAAGGCCAGAGCGTACTGCAATTTGCACGGACTCTGGAGCAACTGA